A genome region from Rhodanobacter thiooxydans includes the following:
- a CDS encoding nucleotidyltransferase family protein: protein MNIDAPSLQHLQAHREGLATLCRRHHVRRLAVFGSAARGEAKAGSDYDFLVEFDTLPPGAYATAFFGLHEDLQALLGAPVELVVERAIRNPYFRQSVQAQRQELYAA from the coding sequence ATGAACATCGACGCGCCCTCACTGCAGCATCTGCAGGCCCACCGGGAGGGCCTGGCCACGCTGTGCCGCCGCCACCACGTGCGCCGACTGGCAGTGTTCGGCTCGGCGGCACGGGGCGAGGCCAAGGCCGGCAGCGATTACGACTTCCTGGTGGAGTTCGATACCTTGCCGCCGGGTGCTTACGCCACGGCTTTCTTCGGTCTGCATGAGGATTTGCAGGCGTTGCTGGGCGCGCCGGTCGAGCTGGTCGTGGAGCGCGCCATCCGCAACCCGTACTTCCGCCAGTCGGTACAAGCACAGCGCCAGGAGTTGTATGCGGCTTGA
- a CDS encoding biotin--protein ligase, whose product MHGEYKMPGGKLVVIDLELRDGRLADVQLSGDFFLEPDAALGAINGALTGQPEHADEAALAAAVREALAADVMMYGISPQAIAVAVRRALHKESAA is encoded by the coding sequence ATGCACGGCGAATACAAGATGCCCGGCGGCAAGCTGGTGGTGATCGACCTTGAGCTGCGCGACGGCCGCCTTGCCGACGTGCAGCTCAGCGGCGATTTCTTCCTCGAACCGGACGCCGCGCTGGGCGCGATCAACGGCGCGCTGACAGGCCAGCCCGAGCATGCCGACGAAGCCGCGCTTGCCGCCGCCGTGCGCGAGGCGCTCGCCGCCGACGTCATGATGTACGGCATTTCCCCGCAAGCCATCGCGGTGGCCGTGCGCCGCGCCCTGCACAAGGAATCTGCCGCATGA
- a CDS encoding lipoate--protein ligase family protein translates to MIRTDWRDHDWQLIHTVPQSPTLHMALDDVLTHEVGAGRRAPTLRIWEWASPAVVIGRFQSLRNEVDGAAARRHGIEVVRRVSGGGAMFIEPGNTITYSIYAPQSLVKGLSFQEAYAFLDEWVLEALGELGIKAWYQPLNDITSEGGKIAGAAQVHRGGAVLHHVTMAYDIDAAKMLDVLRIGREKLSDKGTQSAAKRVDPLRSQTGLPREAVIERMIATFRRLHGLTDDYLSAEELAQAEALAQGKFGSPAWLADVA, encoded by the coding sequence ATGATACGTACCGACTGGCGCGACCACGACTGGCAGCTGATCCACACCGTACCGCAATCGCCCACCCTGCACATGGCGCTGGACGACGTGCTGACCCACGAGGTCGGCGCCGGTCGCCGCGCGCCCACCCTGCGCATCTGGGAATGGGCGTCGCCGGCGGTGGTGATCGGCCGCTTCCAGTCGCTGCGCAACGAGGTGGACGGCGCCGCGGCGCGGCGCCACGGCATCGAGGTGGTGCGCCGGGTCTCCGGCGGCGGCGCGATGTTCATCGAACCGGGCAACACCATCACCTACTCGATCTATGCGCCGCAGTCGCTGGTCAAGGGGCTGTCGTTCCAGGAGGCCTATGCATTCCTTGACGAATGGGTGCTCGAAGCGCTTGGCGAGCTGGGCATCAAGGCGTGGTACCAGCCGCTCAACGACATCACCTCCGAGGGCGGCAAGATCGCCGGCGCGGCCCAGGTGCACCGCGGCGGCGCGGTGCTGCACCACGTCACCATGGCCTACGACATCGACGCGGCGAAGATGCTGGACGTGCTGCGCATCGGGCGCGAAAAGCTCTCCGACAAAGGCACGCAGAGCGCCGCCAAACGCGTCGACCCGCTGCGCAGCCAGACCGGCCTGCCGCGCGAGGCGGTGATCGAACGCATGATCGCCACCTTCCGCCGTCTGCACGGCCTCACCGACGACTACCTGAGCGCCGAGGAGCTGGCCCAGGCCGAAGCGCTCGCACAAGGCAAATTCGGCAGTCCGGCGTGGCTCGCCGACGTGGCGTGA
- a CDS encoding NUDIX hydrolase translates to MPYTPIVATLGYVLSPDRGKVLMIHRNARPDDLHLGKYNGLGGKMEPGEDIAACMRREIREEAGIECESMQLRGTLNWPGFGKQGEDWLGFIFLIDGFSGEPYQGNHEGTLEWVPRVRLMELPMWEGDRHFLPLVFDADPRPFHGVMPYKDGRMQSWSYSRL, encoded by the coding sequence ATGCCCTATACCCCGATAGTGGCGACGCTCGGCTACGTGCTGTCGCCCGACCGCGGCAAAGTACTGATGATCCATCGCAACGCCCGCCCGGACGACCTGCACCTGGGCAAGTACAACGGCCTCGGCGGCAAGATGGAACCGGGCGAGGACATCGCCGCCTGCATGCGCCGCGAGATCCGCGAGGAGGCCGGCATCGAATGCGAATCGATGCAGCTGCGCGGTACCCTGAACTGGCCGGGTTTCGGCAAGCAGGGCGAGGACTGGCTGGGCTTCATCTTCCTGATCGACGGCTTCAGCGGCGAGCCGTACCAGGGCAACCACGAGGGCACGCTGGAGTGGGTGCCGCGCGTGCGCCTGATGGAACTGCCGATGTGGGAGGGCGACCGCCACTTCCTGCCACTGGTGTTCGACGCGGACCCGCGCCCGTTCCATGGCGTGATGCCGTACAAGGATGGCCGCATGCAGTCGTGGTCGTACAGCCGGTTGTGA
- a CDS encoding phosphodiester glycosidase family protein has translation MRASVFPSRPFPLRPSRRVLLSLLLAGVCGCTTGASALDSRELAFEGQNYRVVHINLKREQLSLHWRESASGQPFGSIEALRQWGEQRGRRLLFAANAGIYDHKFAPLGLHVENGRTVVPLNLAHGNPASGNFSLLPNGVFVVYPDGDAAVRTSTAFKADSRSAQWATQSGPMLLIDGKLNDQFLDDSSSLKWRSGVCAKTPTEVVFAVSETPVNFHAFGRLFRDKLGCRDALYLDGSISQLYVDGKGYAGAPAFMVKPYAGIFAVFAKP, from the coding sequence ATGCGCGCCTCCGTTTTCCCGTCCCGGCCATTTCCGCTCCGACCGTCGCGGCGTGTGCTGCTGTCCCTGCTGCTTGCCGGCGTGTGCGGCTGTACCACGGGCGCGTCGGCGCTGGACAGCCGCGAGCTGGCGTTCGAAGGCCAGAACTACCGCGTGGTGCACATCAACCTGAAGCGCGAGCAGCTGAGTCTGCACTGGCGCGAGTCCGCCAGCGGCCAGCCGTTCGGCAGCATCGAGGCGCTGCGCCAGTGGGGCGAGCAGCGTGGCCGGCGGCTGCTGTTTGCGGCAAACGCGGGCATCTACGACCACAAGTTTGCGCCGCTGGGCCTGCACGTGGAGAACGGCAGGACCGTGGTGCCGCTGAACCTGGCGCACGGCAACCCCGCCTCCGGCAATTTCTCACTGCTGCCGAACGGCGTGTTCGTGGTGTACCCGGACGGCGATGCCGCGGTGCGCACCAGCACCGCGTTCAAGGCCGACAGCAGGAGCGCGCAGTGGGCGACCCAGTCCGGGCCGATGCTGCTGATCGACGGCAAGCTCAATGACCAGTTCCTCGACGACTCGTCCAGCCTGAAATGGCGCAGCGGCGTCTGCGCGAAAACCCCCACCGAGGTGGTATTTGCCGTGAGCGAGACCCCCGTGAACTTCCACGCGTTTGGACGGCTGTTCCGCGACAAGCTGGGCTGCCGCGACGCGCTGTACCTGGACGGCAGCATCTCGCAGCTGTACGTCGACGGCAAAGGCTACGCCGGGGCGCCGGCGTTCATGGTCAAGCCATACGCGGGCATCTTCGCGGTGTTTGCCAAGCCATGA
- a CDS encoding penicillin acylase family protein — protein MTTTSRRKSRWRILRALSLALLALLAIAFVVLWWLLAGSRAQLDGTRQAAGLTAPVSLDRDALGTVTLAGKSRADLSYALGYVHAQERFFAMDLMRRVSAGELSALVGPAALKADLDHRRHRLRAVAAAVYAQLPPTEQHQLDRYRDGVNAGLADLRVRPWEYLLLGSRPQPWRSEDSMLLIAAMYLDLNSDGRNERELRMAQMRAVLPGALVDFLLAPDPDWEAPLSGQLSHPLVVPDADVFDLHRLPTATASTSLAAALAPALDAPRAGSNNFAVTGTLTGNGAAMLANDMHLGLRVPNIWFRTRLRYPDPTAPGSQRDVNGVSLPGTPAIIVGSNGQIAWGFTNSYGDWQDWVRVLRDPADASRYKVPDGWARVESHDEHIQVKGQPDTILKVEDTRWGPIMGADTDGTPLALAWVGGRTHGYNLELMQLERAPDVAAALELAPRLGIPPQNLLVADRAGHIGWTIVGNSIPLRAGIDPRLPSDWSRPGSGWQGWATPAQYPRIENPADGRLWTANNRTVDGEALALLGNGGHDLGARTQQIRDDLRARASFTPGTLLDIQLDDRALFLARWQRLLQDTLADSRDPSLQPLRRLTATWHGRAAVDSVDYRLVRAFRNQVGEAVLAPFAARVQQRYADFSWPRETSAEAAVWALVHQQPAAWLDPKYPDWHALLIDAAKQVADELGRQPGGLAARSWGEQNRTGIRHPLSAALPSWLGHFIDMPDQPISGDNNMPHVAAPGFGASEHLVVAPGQEARGILNMPGGQSDHPLSPYFGAGHADWVEGRPTPLLPGPEQHRLILVPMRP, from the coding sequence ATGACGACAACCTCAAGGAGGAAATCCCGCTGGCGCATCCTGCGTGCCCTGTCGCTGGCCTTGCTGGCGCTGCTGGCGATTGCCTTCGTCGTGCTGTGGTGGCTGCTCGCCGGCAGCCGTGCGCAGCTTGACGGCACGCGCCAGGCCGCTGGCCTGACAGCGCCGGTCAGCCTCGACCGCGACGCGCTGGGCACGGTCACCCTCGCGGGGAAAAGCCGCGCCGACCTCAGCTACGCGCTGGGCTACGTGCATGCGCAGGAGCGCTTCTTCGCGATGGACCTGATGCGTCGCGTGAGCGCCGGCGAGTTGTCCGCGCTGGTCGGGCCGGCCGCGCTGAAGGCCGATCTTGACCATCGCCGCCATCGCCTGCGCGCCGTGGCCGCGGCCGTCTACGCGCAATTGCCGCCCACGGAGCAGCACCAGCTGGATCGTTACCGCGACGGCGTCAACGCCGGCCTGGCCGACCTGCGTGTGCGGCCGTGGGAATACCTGCTGCTGGGCAGTCGGCCGCAGCCGTGGCGTTCGGAAGACAGCATGCTGTTGATCGCCGCGATGTACCTGGACTTGAACAGCGACGGCCGCAACGAACGCGAACTGCGCATGGCGCAGATGCGCGCGGTGCTGCCCGGCGCACTGGTGGATTTCCTGCTGGCGCCCGACCCTGACTGGGAGGCACCGCTGAGCGGACAGCTGTCGCACCCGCTGGTGGTTCCGGACGCTGACGTGTTCGACCTGCATCGGCTGCCGACCGCTACGGCCTCGACCAGCCTGGCCGCCGCGCTGGCGCCGGCACTGGATGCGCCACGCGCCGGCAGCAACAACTTCGCCGTGACCGGTACGCTCACCGGCAACGGCGCAGCGATGCTGGCGAACGACATGCACCTGGGCCTGCGCGTGCCGAACATCTGGTTCCGCACCCGCCTGCGTTATCCCGATCCCACCGCACCGGGCAGCCAGCGTGACGTCAACGGCGTCAGCCTGCCAGGCACGCCGGCGATCATTGTCGGCTCCAACGGCCAGATCGCCTGGGGCTTCACCAACAGCTACGGCGACTGGCAGGACTGGGTACGCGTGTTGCGCGATCCGGCCGATGCTTCCCGCTACAAGGTGCCTGATGGCTGGGCCCGCGTCGAAAGCCACGACGAGCACATCCAGGTCAAGGGCCAGCCCGACACCATCCTCAAGGTCGAGGACACCCGCTGGGGTCCGATCATGGGCGCCGACACCGACGGCACGCCACTGGCGCTGGCCTGGGTCGGCGGCCGCACGCACGGCTACAACCTCGAGCTGATGCAGCTGGAGCGCGCGCCCGACGTGGCCGCGGCACTCGAGCTGGCGCCGCGGCTCGGCATACCGCCGCAGAACCTGCTGGTGGCCGATCGCGCCGGCCACATCGGCTGGACCATCGTCGGCAACAGCATCCCGCTGCGCGCCGGCATCGATCCGCGACTGCCGTCGGACTGGTCCAGGCCCGGCAGCGGCTGGCAGGGCTGGGCCACGCCGGCGCAGTACCCGCGCATCGAGAACCCCGCCGACGGCCGGTTGTGGACGGCGAACAACCGCACCGTCGACGGCGAGGCGCTGGCCCTGCTCGGCAACGGCGGCCATGACCTCGGCGCCCGCACCCAGCAGATTCGCGACGACCTGCGTGCCCGCGCCAGCTTCACCCCCGGCACCCTGCTCGACATCCAGCTCGACGACCGTGCGCTGTTCCTCGCCCGCTGGCAGCGCCTGCTGCAGGACACCCTGGCCGACAGCCGCGACCCTTCACTGCAGCCGCTGCGCCGACTCACCGCCACATGGCACGGCCGGGCCGCCGTCGACAGCGTCGATTACCGCCTGGTACGCGCCTTCCGCAACCAGGTCGGCGAAGCGGTGCTGGCGCCGTTCGCCGCCCGGGTGCAGCAGCGCTACGCGGATTTCAGCTGGCCCCGCGAGACCAGCGCCGAGGCGGCGGTGTGGGCCCTGGTCCATCAGCAGCCGGCGGCATGGCTCGATCCGAAATATCCGGATTGGCATGCCCTGCTCATCGACGCGGCGAAGCAGGTGGCGGACGAACTCGGCCGGCAACCCGGCGGTCTCGCTGCGCGCAGCTGGGGCGAACAAAACCGCACCGGCATCCGCCACCCGTTGTCCGCCGCGTTGCCATCGTGGCTGGGCCACTTCATCGACATGCCCGACCAGCCGATCTCCGGCGACAACAACATGCCGCACGTCGCCGCGCCCGGCTTCGGTGCCTCCGAGCACCTGGTCGTGGCTCCCGGCCAGGAGGCCCGCGGCATCCTCAACATGCCCGGCGGCCAGAGCGACCACCCACTGTCACCGTATTTCGGCGCGGGCCACGCGGACTGGGTCGAGGGAAGGCCCACGCCACTGCTGCCAGGGCCGGAGCAGCACCGCCTGATCCTGGTGCCGATGCGCCCCTGA
- a CDS encoding MAPEG family protein produces MNASWYDSIAPAGNLLKTFPLFAAVVLVGYALQHHDGMTALSAQLYLLAWLAYVPAYAAGIPTCAR; encoded by the coding sequence TTGAACGCAAGTTGGTATGATTCGATCGCGCCAGCGGGCAATCTCCTGAAAACCTTTCCGCTGTTCGCCGCGGTCGTGTTGGTCGGTTATGCGCTGCAGCACCACGATGGCATGACCGCGCTGAGCGCCCAACTCTACCTCTTGGCATGGCTGGCCTATGTTCCGGCCTATGCGGCAGGCATCCCTACCTGCGCACGATGA
- a CDS encoding winged helix-turn-helix domain-containing protein, translating into MKTLIGNDKATVKRLAERLKQAGSHREYQRIQCVLLRATLGSSAQEIAQILGWSASTVHTIHSRWAKEGEAIFALNERGGRHHQYLSEEEEKALLEPFVRQAEMGGMLRALDIRQAYAARVGKPVALSTIYRLLERHGWRKVIPRPRHPKADVSAQAAYKKTAALRSRRGRASG; encoded by the coding sequence GTGAAGACACTGATCGGCAACGACAAGGCCACGGTGAAGCGACTGGCGGAGCGACTGAAGCAAGCCGGATCGCATCGCGAGTACCAGCGAATCCAGTGCGTGCTGCTACGGGCCACACTGGGGAGCTCGGCGCAGGAGATTGCCCAGATCCTGGGATGGTCGGCGTCGACCGTCCATACGATCCATTCGCGCTGGGCCAAGGAAGGTGAGGCGATCTTCGCGCTGAACGAGCGTGGCGGCCGCCATCATCAGTACTTGAGCGAGGAAGAGGAGAAGGCACTGCTGGAGCCGTTTGTGCGACAGGCCGAGATGGGTGGGATGTTGCGTGCCTTGGACATCCGGCAGGCATATGCGGCACGGGTCGGCAAACCGGTGGCGCTGTCGACGATCTATCGCCTGTTGGAGCGGCATGGTTGGCGCAAGGTGATTCCACGGCCCCGCCACCCGAAGGCAGACGTTTCGGCCCAAGCGGCATATAAAAAAACTGCGGCGCTGCGTTCGCGCCGAGGTCGCGCGTCAGGCTAG
- a CDS encoding IS630 family transposase, giving the protein MRRCVRAEVARQARCGRPVRLMFQDEGRFGLLGSPRRCWAPSPTRPVVGARLERQYIYAFAAVSPHDGVLDSLILPWVNAEAMSLFLAEVAGRHPGEFILMVMDQAGWHQANALVVPDSMRLVFLPPYSPELNPAEHLWKALREQDFGNEVFKNLDAVETTLAGGLRALEVDHDQTQSLTGFKWITSISLNAN; this is encoded by the coding sequence CTGCGGCGCTGCGTTCGCGCCGAGGTCGCGCGTCAGGCTAGGTGCGGTCGCCCGGTTCGCTTGATGTTCCAGGACGAGGGGCGGTTTGGCCTGCTCGGCTCGCCACGGCGATGTTGGGCGCCCTCACCGACACGTCCTGTCGTGGGGGCGCGGCTGGAACGTCAATACATCTACGCCTTCGCCGCCGTGAGTCCTCACGACGGCGTCCTCGACAGTCTCATCTTGCCGTGGGTCAATGCCGAGGCCATGTCCCTGTTCCTGGCCGAAGTGGCCGGTCGCCATCCTGGCGAGTTCATTCTCATGGTCATGGATCAAGCCGGCTGGCATCAGGCAAACGCCCTGGTCGTTCCCGACTCCATGCGCCTGGTGTTCCTTCCCCCCTATAGCCCCGAGCTCAACCCAGCCGAGCATCTCTGGAAGGCCTTGCGCGAGCAAGACTTCGGCAACGAGGTCTTCAAGAACCTCGATGCCGTCGAAACGACCCTAGCCGGCGGATTGCGCGCACTGGAAGTCGATCACGACCAAACCCAGTCTTTGACCGGCTTCAAGTGGATAACTTCTATATCATTGAACGCAAATTAG
- a CDS encoding carboxymuconolactone decarboxylase family protein produces MRVPEKPLRQYPWILGLFFWKQKRKYGQVLKPGLLWGRSPRMFMAVALLYGVLDRKRSPLSPALRSLVTVRVSQINWCRFCVDVNSATLAKRTGSMEKVLALADWRHSDLYDDVEAAALEYAEAMTCSDRQVTDELVARLSKHFDDDALVELTGLIAFQNMSSKFNSALDVPAQGFCQLPPPGQ; encoded by the coding sequence ATGAGAGTCCCGGAGAAGCCGCTGCGGCAATACCCCTGGATTCTGGGCCTGTTCTTCTGGAAGCAGAAGAGGAAATACGGGCAGGTGCTGAAGCCGGGGCTGCTCTGGGGCAGGTCTCCGCGGATGTTCATGGCGGTCGCGCTCCTGTACGGCGTGCTGGACAGGAAGCGGTCGCCGCTGAGTCCGGCACTGCGTTCGCTGGTGACCGTGCGGGTGTCGCAGATCAATTGGTGCCGTTTCTGCGTGGATGTCAATTCCGCGACGCTCGCCAAGCGCACCGGCTCGATGGAGAAAGTGCTGGCATTGGCCGATTGGCGCCATAGCGACCTGTACGACGACGTCGAGGCGGCAGCGCTGGAATACGCCGAAGCGATGACTTGCAGCGACCGCCAGGTGACGGACGAGCTGGTGGCGCGGCTGTCGAAACATTTCGACGACGACGCTCTCGTGGAACTGACCGGGCTGATCGCCTTCCAGAACATGTCGAGCAAATTCAACAGCGCCCTCGACGTGCCGGCCCAGGGGTTCTGCCAGCTGCCGCCGCCCGGGCAATAG
- a CDS encoding c-type cytochrome yields the protein MRLDLRFLIASALLAGCVSAAVAFDYVTWPDGRRVRVVQANPQLDLSSLKSGMRGHVLDRRFNTNEGEYLANEMYLSGTEFFLRAGERKLPIAHDRQFAYIANIEAYWYSRYNLVGPTIRARLGIGLVNGPYIDLLAKSQTRLNRFGRDRGELVESNKQVMLSDVVGSFLKRSGMPYQFDNAVPTMLEFKSGDPKFVMPVNTKIDKYGRPTYLDDFESLRWSNDSMDHNIDMGGVGQAMLKKVLWSKFFLRRNHTDIDFPGEVFLGNNAEDGFRGGMLALASLSTMMMTKAALFVDPSHRESHLPPTFHTLKLVGIDPRSYHPDAGLRYIPHEIHPTLTYIGDLPVRQYDFSTKDVSSQLWDQASWLWATSEYFDFSNPRKRDNWNNVFGYQTPYDGSILPQKYALLAQDMANVVLDNMKAMHRVDGVLVSSWQPGKGPGHSVRISDLALAMVALDDFGRNMDLEPAREQDAKQLLQQQADFLLGAQAADGSFVSEYQVPGARPSGEPDSTSQAFGIRAMLVAYHALGDKRYLDAAHRASANWNSKFWDKSAWLYRNTPESDQVVYTPVDVAATLGALRELVLVDRDMHLLDRFKKFFVQAVDSSGLQQAEDLYTGEDIRQVRTGDTDSDGDGIPFVGTSGIDSVFASKVAFDLGQPAQHPVAAPARPHPVTGEQIFAANCEVCHGKGGVGTEGPTLIDNSFVQLTGRDGVIRTVTDGRVGVGMPTWGGVLTADEIGRVVDYIRGLHGAEPDKQAVAK from the coding sequence CTTCGGCCCTGCTGGCGGGATGTGTGTCCGCCGCTGTGGCTTTCGATTACGTGACCTGGCCCGATGGCCGCCGCGTGCGCGTGGTGCAGGCCAATCCCCAGCTGGATCTGTCCAGCCTGAAGAGCGGCATGAGGGGCCATGTACTCGACCGCCGCTTCAACACCAATGAAGGCGAATATCTCGCCAACGAGATGTACCTGTCGGGCACGGAATTCTTCCTGCGCGCCGGTGAACGCAAGCTGCCGATCGCCCATGACCGCCAGTTTGCGTACATCGCCAATATCGAGGCGTACTGGTACTCGCGCTACAACCTGGTCGGACCCACGATCCGCGCCCGCCTGGGCATCGGCTTGGTCAACGGTCCGTACATCGATCTGCTGGCGAAGTCGCAAACCCGTCTCAACCGGTTCGGCCGCGATCGCGGCGAGCTGGTGGAGTCCAACAAGCAGGTGATGCTGTCGGATGTGGTCGGATCCTTTCTGAAGCGCTCCGGCATGCCGTACCAGTTCGACAACGCGGTGCCGACCATGCTCGAGTTCAAGTCGGGCGATCCGAAATTTGTGATGCCCGTGAATACCAAGATAGACAAGTACGGACGTCCAACCTACCTCGACGATTTCGAATCGCTGCGCTGGTCCAACGACAGCATGGACCACAACATCGATATGGGCGGTGTCGGCCAGGCCATGCTTAAAAAGGTGCTGTGGTCCAAGTTCTTCCTGCGCCGCAACCATACCGACATCGATTTCCCCGGCGAGGTGTTCCTTGGCAACAATGCCGAGGACGGGTTCCGCGGCGGCATGCTTGCCCTGGCTTCCCTCTCCACCATGATGATGACCAAGGCGGCACTGTTCGTCGATCCTTCGCACCGCGAATCCCATCTGCCGCCGACGTTCCACACGCTGAAGCTGGTCGGCATCGATCCGCGTAGCTACCACCCCGACGCGGGCCTGCGCTACATTCCGCACGAGATCCATCCGACCCTGACCTACATCGGCGACCTTCCGGTGCGCCAGTACGATTTCTCGACGAAGGACGTTTCCAGCCAGCTGTGGGACCAGGCGTCCTGGCTATGGGCGACCTCGGAATACTTCGACTTTTCCAACCCTCGCAAGCGCGACAACTGGAACAACGTATTCGGGTACCAGACCCCTTACGACGGCAGCATCCTGCCGCAGAAATATGCGCTGCTGGCGCAGGACATGGCCAATGTCGTGCTCGACAACATGAAGGCGATGCATCGGGTCGACGGCGTACTGGTGTCGTCCTGGCAGCCCGGCAAGGGCCCCGGCCACAGCGTCAGGATTTCGGATCTGGCCCTGGCCATGGTGGCGCTCGACGACTTCGGGCGAAACATGGACCTGGAACCGGCCCGGGAGCAGGATGCCAAACAGTTGCTGCAGCAGCAGGCCGATTTTCTGCTCGGCGCCCAGGCGGCGGACGGTTCCTTCGTTTCCGAGTACCAGGTTCCCGGCGCCAGGCCGTCGGGTGAACCGGACAGCACCAGCCAGGCCTTCGGCATCCGCGCCATGCTGGTGGCATACCACGCACTGGGCGACAAACGCTATCTGGATGCGGCGCATCGGGCCAGCGCGAACTGGAACAGCAAATTCTGGGACAAATCGGCCTGGCTGTACCGCAATACGCCGGAATCGGATCAGGTGGTCTACACGCCGGTGGACGTGGCGGCCACGCTCGGCGCGCTGCGCGAGCTGGTGCTGGTCGACCGCGACATGCATTTGCTCGACCGTTTCAAGAAGTTTTTCGTCCAGGCCGTGGATTCCAGCGGCCTGCAGCAGGCCGAGGACCTCTACACCGGCGAGGACATCAGGCAGGTGCGCACTGGCGACACGGACAGCGACGGCGACGGTATCCCGTTCGTCGGCACCAGCGGGATCGACTCGGTCTTTGCGTCGAAGGTCGCCTTCGATCTGGGCCAGCCGGCGCAACACCCGGTCGCCGCGCCGGCGCGTCCGCATCCGGTCACCGGCGAGCAGATTTTTGCCGCCAACTGCGAGGTCTGCCACGGCAAGGGCGGCGTCGGCACCGAAGGGCCGACGCTGATCGACAACTCGTTCGTGCAGCTTACCGGCCGCGACGGCGTCATCCGGACGGTGACCGACGGTCGCGTCGGTGTCGGCATGCCGACGTGGGGCGGCGTGCTCACCGCCGACGAGATCGGCAGGGTGGTGGACTACATCCGCGGACTGCACGGAGCCGAACCCGACAAGCAGGCGGTGGCCAAATGA